The following coding sequences are from one Papilio machaon chromosome 8, ilPapMach1.1, whole genome shotgun sequence window:
- the LOC106720204 gene encoding 2-acylglycerol O-acyltransferase 2-A: MMETAVEMFHFVSEKLGIQWAPRGVPMTRRLQTLGAAGWICLVLFGEAITVLVYLSILYSSMWWLALAYAVWMLKDVETPNKGGRRFEWVRNWSWWRNYCDYFPIKLIKTSELDPSKNYLFACFPHGVVSSGAFGAFATNALNFYKTFPGMTCHMITLGGHFLVPLFRDLILALGGCSSSEESILYLLDRRKHTGKCVALIVGGAAEALDSHPGEYSVILSRRRGFIRVAMKTGAPIVPVFSFGEPDVFRPFSNPRDSRLRRFQEKVRQWTGISPILPIGRGLFQYTFGVFPLRSPITIVVGTPMEVERNLEPTDEEVDAVHAEFTRRLIELFESEKSKYLKDYKNKTLVIT; encoded by the exons ATGATGGAGACGGCTGTTGAGATGTTTCA TTTTGTATCAGAAAAGCTCGGTATACAATGGGCACCGCGAGGCGTTCCAATGACGCGCCGTCTCCAGACCCTGGGTGCTGCCGGCTGGATCTGCCTCGTGCTGTTCGGAGAAGCTATCACTGTACTAGTCTACCTCAGCATCCTGTACTCTTCGATGTGGTGGCTCGCGCTGGCCTATGCGGTCTGGATGCTGAAAGATGTTGAAACACCAAATAAAGGTGGGCGTAG attCGAATGGGTCAGGAATTGGTCCTGGTGGCGGAACTATTGCGACTATTTTCCAATTAAACTAATCAAGACTTCTGAATTGGATCCATCGAAGAATTATCTCTTCGCTTGTTTCCCGCACGGTGTTGTCAGTTCCGGGGCGTTCGGAGCATTCGCCACTAACGCCTTAAACTTCTACAAAACATTCCCTGGCATGACGTGCCATATGATAACATTAGGTGGTCATTTCTTAGTTCCACTGTTCAGAGATCTGATTCTTGCGTTAGGTGGATGCTCGTCATCAGAAGAgagtatattgtatttattagatAGAAGGAAACATACGGGGAAATGCGTGGCGCTGATTGTTGGCGGGGCTGCAGAGGCACTGGACTCGCATCCCGGAGAATACAGCGTCATTCTGAGCAGAAGGAGAGGATTCATCCGAGTTGCCATGAAGACTGG GGCACCTATAGTTCCCGTATTCTCTTTCGGCGAACCAGACGTGTTCCGTCCATTCAGCAACCCACGGGACAGTCGGCTGCGTCGGTTCCAGGAGAAGGTCCGCCAGTGGACCGGCATCTCACCCATCCTGCCCATAGGCCGCGGCCTATTCCAATATACGTTCGGCGTATTTCCTTTACGTTCGCCTATCACTATTGTTG ttggCACTCCAATGGAGGTAGAAAGAAACTTGGAACCTACTGACGAGGAAGTGGATGCGGTACATGCAGAGTTTACGAGAAGATTGATAGAATTATTCGAATCTGAGAAGTCCAAATATTTGAaggattataaaaacaaaactcttgtcataacataa
- the LOC106720088 gene encoding uncharacterized protein LOC106720088, with the protein MDSINNPEIMSLDTKTKQDCILMDIIKELCSEKSSLSSKIIKKVTSIIEDNELLHYGSLHRLSTADESTSTVLGVLHQTSSELTFDEQSELNQAIIHKIQSKLPTFTAELEHLKKSRDTQASNKNQIKELRESINEKLSMLEEQENEKTDLMMDWINHRLQDVLKFSENSSELLTLKTKIIDLKSQILNLQILQNIFTETNQSVKAYGEIHKDLKDSIVETEKRIRQYKDIVESDND; encoded by the exons ATGGATTCCATTAACAATCCAGAAATAATGAGTTTAGacactaaaacaaaacaagattGTATACTCATGGATATTATTAAAGAGTTATGCTCGGAAAAAAGTTCTCTTTCaagtaaaattatcaaaaaggTAACAAGTATTATAGAAGACAatgaattattacattatggAAGCTTGCATAGATTAAGTACTGCAGATGAGAGTACATCAACAGTTTTGG GAGTTTTGCATCAAACATCGTCTGAGCTAACATTTGATGAACAGTCGGAACTGAACCAAGCAATTATTCACAAAATACAAAGCAAATTACCAACATTTACTGCCGAGTTGGAACATTTGAAGAAAAGTAGGGATACACAAGCAAGCAACAAAAACCAAATTAAAGAACTCCGTGAGAgtataaatgagaaattatcTATGTTAGAAGAACAAGAGAATGAAAAGACTGATCTGATGATGGACTGGATCAATCATAGACTGCAAGATGTGTTGAAGTTCAGTGAAAACTCTAGTGAACTTCtcacattaaaaacaaagataattgatcttaaatcTCA GATTCTTAATTTGCAAATATTGCAAAACATTTTCACAGAGACAAACCAATCTGTAAAAGCATATGGTGAAATTCACAAGGATCTCAAAGACAGTATTGTAGAAACCGAAAAGCGTATTAGACAATACAAAGATATTGTTGAAAGTGATAATGactga